Proteins co-encoded in one Nicotiana sylvestris chromosome 7, ASM39365v2, whole genome shotgun sequence genomic window:
- the LOC138872931 gene encoding uncharacterized protein, whose amino-acid sequence MLKGYGLSYYRKYYGHTALRKTSTGETPYSLVYGTDAVIPIKVGEASLRYSNESGPRNDESRLQDLDEAEERRDMAHIRMVAQKQQVERYYNKRAKVRPLKVGDYVLKAKTQALEDPNEGKLGTNWEGPYKIIAAANKGAF is encoded by the coding sequence ATGCTAAAGGGCTATGGCCTGAGCTACTACCggaagtattatgggcataccgcactacgCAAAACCAGCACAGGAGAAACGCCATATTCACTGGTCTACGGGACTGACGCAGTTATACCCATCAAGGTCGGAGAAGCCAGTTTGAGATACTCTAACGAGAGCGGGCCAAGAAACGacgaaagtaggctacaagatctggatgaagCCGAAGAACGGAGAGACATGgcccacataagaatggtagcccagaaGCAGCAAGTAGAAAGATATTACAACAAGAGAGCCAAAGTGCGACCTCTTAAAGTCGGAGACTACGTCCTCAAAGCTAAAACACAAGCATTGGAAGaccctaatgagggaaaattgggaacgaactgggaaggaccatacaaaatcatagCTGCAGCAAACAAAGGAGCATTCTAG
- the LOC104226193 gene encoding uncharacterized protein → MKELDISTEELFESRLMIQGFNQGGQRSIGSIKMEITMGDMQSTAWMHVIDAKTSYNLLLGRSWIHENKVVPSTYYQCLKYNKDGVEKKIVADVKPFAEAEAYFADAKFYLKNHIIKGVKVDDITKAKGKKIAPLFRYVLKVKKDEGESSSLQKGALRELTLPIKQIDTIKLFSKLLEKFVSPNMPQNKALPTKRIKEGFDLNAYRLFAKAGYDPNEPSKLGKLPFEATRKENMMKDKAHVMKQSREGLGYKQPLPVRISIRRASIDYITMEDEPADINKRPSILDRLGEPTTRTSVFERLGPLKKKKNKSQRNYEKIRRPLPSRVQSISKECQSPIPSRMRRQSELLISCREGLKVKTHTVVHTRERGEDEESVGSSYHITTNEEQYTSFLRKVDKNLGDASWCGHISFNDSDPQEDEDVEDTPAELEEGIKMIADALKEVNLGTAKDSRPTYVSPLLTTDEESTYVELLKEYKDVFAWSYMRCLV, encoded by the coding sequence ATGAAAGAACTCGACATCTCAACTGAAGAACTTTTTGAAAGCCGACTGATGATTCAAGGATTCAATCAAGGGGGACAAAGGTCCATAGGATCTatcaagatggaaatcaccaTGGGAGATATGCAATCAACTGCATGGATGCATGTGATTgatgcaaagacttcatacaatTTGTTGCTTGGCAGGTCGTGGATACACGAGAACAAAGTTGTCCCATCAACTTACTACCAATGTTTGAAATATAATAAAGATGGAGTCGAAAAGAAGATAGTTGCTGACGTCAAGCCGTTTGCGGAAGCCGAGGCATACTTCgctgatgcaaagttctacttgaagaaccataTCATAAAAGGAGTAAAAGTTGATGACATCACGAAGGCCAAAGGTAAGAAAATAGCTCCTTTATTTCGTTACGTCCTAAAAGTGAAGAAAGATGAAGGAGAATCATCAAGCCTCCAAAAGGGTGCACTAAGAGAATTAACCCTTCCTATCAAGCAGATTGATACCATAAAGTTATTTTCAAAGCTACTGGAAAAGTTTGTGTCCCCTAACATGCCTCAAAATAAGGCACTCCCCACGAAACGCATAAAAGAAGGTTTTGATCTGAATGCTTACAGGTTATTCGCAAAGGCGGGATATGATCCCAATGAACCATCTAAGCTAGGGAAGCTCCCATTTGAAGCTACTAGGAAAGAAAACATGATGAAGGATAAAGCGCATGTGATGAAGCAATCACGTGAGGGTCTAGGTTACAAACAACCCCTACCAGTTCGCATCTCTATTAGAAGAGCAAGTATTGACTATATCACAATGGAAGATGAACCCGCTGATATTAATAAAAGGCCTTCTATCCTTGATCGACTTGGAGAACCAACTACAAGAACTTCTGTATTTGAGAGGTTGGGGCcattgaaaaagaagaagaacaagtcccaaagaaattatgaaaaaataagaaGACCTTTGCCATCTAGAGTCCAAAGTATCTCCAAAGAGTGTCAAAGCCCGATCCCTTCCAGAATGAGGCGACAATCAGAACTTTTGATTTCATGTAGAGAGGGACTCAAAGTGAAGACTCACACAGTGGTCCATACTAGAGAGCGTggcgaagatgaagaaagtgtaggATCTTCATATCACATTACTACGAATGAGGAGCAATACACTTCATTCCTAAGGAAGGTTGACAAAAATTTGGGAGATGCATCTTGGTGTGGCCATATATCTTTTAATGATAGTGATCCTCAAGAAGACGAAGATGTCGAGGACACTCCTGCGGAACTagaagaaggaattaaaatgATTGCTGATGCATTGAAAGAAGTCAACCTTGGCACTGCAAAAGACTCCAGGCCCACCTACGTAAGTCCCCTATTAACCACAGATGAAGAAAGCACTTATGTGGAGCTACTCAAAGAATATAAAGATGTCTTTGCTTGGagctacatgagatgcctggttTAG
- the LOC104226191 gene encoding agamous-like MADS-box protein AGL104: MGRNKLVMKKIENSTSRQQTYSKRKDSIVKKANELAVLCDTDVALLMFSPTGQLTSYSSRGSVEDIMLRVVNRPGELHRRPIPNEQHFSQRLTQLKYESEMVEKIAMYVILLLHSIYSPGWCFPYVLDLLVHESGYMTSLFFFFSFSFFCLLFFYITF, encoded by the exons ATGGGTCGCAATAAGCTTGTAATGAAGAAAATTGAGAATTCGACATCCCGCCAACAAACCTATTCAAAGCGCAAAGATAGCATTGTTAAGAAGGCAAATGAGTTGGCTGTTTTATGTGACACAGATGTTGCTCTTTTAATGTTTTCTCCAACAGGTCAATTGACCAGCTATTCTAGCAGAGGAAG TGTTGAGGATATCATGCTCCGTGTTGTGAACCGGCCTGGCGAACTGCACAGGCG ACCCATTCCAAATGAACAG CACTTTTCACAGAGGCTCACACAGCTAAAATATGAATCAGAAATGGTGGAAAAGATAGCTATGTATGTCATTCTCCTTTTGCACTCCATTTATTCCCCAGGGTGGTGTTTTCCTTATGTATTAGATTTATTAGTTCATGAGAGTGGATACATGACTtctctgttcttttttttttctttttcctttttttgcttATTATTTTTCTACATTACTTTTTAA